The following proteins are co-located in the Salinigranum halophilum genome:
- a CDS encoding MgtC/SapB family protein: MTQVGPEVIPVNTDVFNLFVAGALGMLLGLEREWSNKAAGIRTFTLTSLVGVAAATLGQTVLVVLGGLLVLGQGLLLGARGLVSDARGEGVADEYGLALTTSTSLLVAYIVGILVGTDRVLVGVVIAITSSFLLVLRRELHQFAHELSHNEVRGAAEFAIIAFVVYPLLPAGTYGPWDAIDPQLIWMLVIAVSGIGFANYAIMQRYGGRGMLITGFFGGLVNSTAVIGEIANRAKANDGIVTLAVATVLVADAAMAVRNLVIVVAFVPQSALSVGLPLGLIALGGVAITAYDRNVGGDIDLDLDSPFSSRNALLFGVLFLVVLVLTAAAQQTFGTAGFLVTSFLSGLLSSGTTTTTAVSLASTGQITPAVAAQGVLAGTLASILVKVWLAAGINRTLFVPVISRSAVLSVLGVAGVLAVQFV, encoded by the coding sequence ATGACCCAAGTCGGCCCCGAGGTGATCCCGGTCAACACGGACGTGTTCAATCTCTTCGTCGCGGGAGCGCTGGGTATGCTCCTGGGGCTCGAACGGGAGTGGTCGAACAAGGCGGCCGGAATCCGAACGTTCACGCTCACCAGTCTCGTAGGCGTCGCGGCCGCGACCCTCGGCCAGACCGTCCTCGTCGTGCTGGGCGGGCTGTTGGTGCTCGGGCAGGGCCTCCTGCTCGGTGCTCGCGGACTGGTCTCCGACGCCCGTGGCGAGGGCGTTGCGGACGAGTACGGCCTCGCACTGACCACCTCGACGTCACTGCTCGTCGCGTACATCGTCGGAATCCTCGTCGGGACGGACCGCGTCCTCGTGGGGGTCGTCATCGCCATCACCTCGTCGTTCCTGCTCGTGCTCCGTCGGGAACTCCACCAGTTCGCCCACGAACTCTCACACAACGAGGTCCGCGGTGCCGCGGAGTTCGCCATCATCGCGTTCGTTGTCTACCCGCTCCTCCCGGCGGGGACCTACGGGCCGTGGGACGCGATCGACCCCCAGCTCATCTGGATGCTGGTGATCGCGGTGAGCGGAATCGGCTTCGCCAACTACGCCATCATGCAGCGCTACGGCGGCCGAGGGATGCTCATCACCGGCTTCTTCGGCGGCCTGGTCAACTCCACCGCCGTCATCGGCGAGATCGCGAACCGGGCGAAGGCCAACGACGGCATCGTGACGCTCGCGGTGGCCACGGTGCTCGTGGCCGACGCCGCGATGGCGGTCCGGAACCTTGTGATCGTGGTCGCGTTCGTCCCCCAGTCGGCGCTCAGCGTCGGCCTCCCGCTCGGGCTCATCGCGCTCGGTGGGGTGGCCATCACCGCCTACGACCGAAACGTGGGCGGCGACATCGACCTCGACCTCGACTCGCCGTTCAGTAGCCGGAACGCCCTGCTGTTCGGGGTGTTGTTCCTCGTCGTGCTCGTCCTCACCGCGGCCGCCCAGCAGACGTTCGGGACCGCGGGCTTTCTCGTCACGAGCTTCCTCAGCGGGCTGCTCTCCAGCGGGACGACCACCACCACGGCCGTCTCCCTCGCGAGCACTGGCCAGATCACCCCTGCCGTCGCCGCACAGGGCGTCTTGGCCGGCACGCTCGCGAGCATTCTCGTCAAGGTCTGGCTCGCCGCGGGTATCAACCGGACTCTGTTCGTCCCGGTCATCAGCCGGTCGGCGGTGCTCTCGGTTCTCGGGGTGGCCGGCGTCCTCGCGGTCCAGTTCGTGTGA
- the phnE gene encoding phosphonate ABC transporter, permease protein PhnE, whose product MTDYQTWERRTPRQRFGRYVLILLGLVAAAVSWQLLQIEYSYLGTAPREFMDLVTRMYPPNVGYTGEVIGPMIETVHIAILGTALAILLSVPVSLLGAENTTPNRYSFLLGKFIISASRSVNVIIWALVFVIIFGSGALAGTLAIAVRSIGFCSKLIAEAIEEIDPGQVEAITATGANPIEAAIYGIVPQIKPAFIGVATYRWDINVRASTIIGFVGAGGIGVELNTSINFFAWQQVLTILLAILGIVIISEVVSAYLRRKVR is encoded by the coding sequence ATGACCGACTACCAGACCTGGGAGCGGCGAACGCCGCGACAGCGGTTCGGACGGTACGTCCTGATCCTGCTCGGTCTCGTCGCCGCGGCGGTCTCCTGGCAGCTGTTACAGATCGAGTACAGCTACCTCGGGACCGCACCGCGGGAGTTCATGGACCTCGTCACCCGGATGTATCCCCCGAACGTCGGGTACACCGGGGAGGTCATCGGCCCGATGATCGAGACGGTCCACATCGCCATCCTCGGGACCGCGCTCGCGATCTTGCTGTCGGTGCCGGTGTCGCTGCTCGGTGCGGAGAACACCACGCCCAACCGGTATTCGTTCCTCCTCGGGAAGTTCATCATCTCGGCGTCGCGGTCGGTGAACGTCATCATCTGGGCGCTGGTGTTCGTCATCATCTTCGGCTCCGGCGCGCTCGCGGGGACGCTCGCGATTGCGGTCCGGTCGATCGGCTTCTGTTCGAAGCTGATCGCGGAGGCCATTGAGGAGATCGACCCGGGCCAGGTCGAAGCCATCACCGCGACGGGTGCGAACCCCATCGAGGCGGCCATCTACGGGATCGTCCCGCAGATCAAACCCGCGTTCATCGGCGTGGCCACCTACCGCTGGGACATCAACGTCCGCGCGTCGACGATCATCGGGTTCGTCGGTGCGGGCGGGATCGGCGTCGAACTGAACACTTCCATCAACTTCTTCGCGTGGCAGCAGGTGCTCACAATCCTGCTCGCCATCCTCGGAATCGTGATTATCAGCGAGGTCGTCTCAGCGTACCTGCGGCGCAAGGTGCGCTGA
- the phnE gene encoding phosphonate ABC transporter, permease protein PhnE, with amino-acid sequence MATEESPRRSWSRPTAFYNHYVKWTVYVLITVFLLWSAWNMRISPERITAGWGATVGLVEGMVPPEVTTQFKNELLIEGLVESVAMSVVATIVGVILSIPVAFMAAENIAPKPVYWTGRGIITGSRALHELIIAIIAVKAVGIGALAGVIALSYKTIGFFAKLLAEEIEDIDAGQMEAVEATGASRVQTLLFGVVPQVMPRIVGLTIYRWDINIRHSTIVGIVGAGGIGATLLNSFDKYDYDFFLTIVLAIIAIVMIGELISTYVRGRIQ; translated from the coding sequence ATGGCGACAGAAGAATCACCCCGTCGGTCGTGGTCGCGTCCGACCGCGTTCTACAACCACTACGTGAAGTGGACGGTGTACGTGCTAATCACGGTGTTCCTCCTGTGGAGCGCCTGGAACATGCGGATCTCCCCGGAGCGGATCACGGCCGGGTGGGGGGCGACCGTCGGGCTGGTCGAGGGGATGGTGCCGCCGGAGGTCACCACCCAGTTCAAGAACGAACTCCTGATCGAGGGGCTGGTCGAGAGCGTGGCGATGTCGGTGGTCGCGACCATCGTCGGCGTGATCCTCTCGATCCCGGTGGCGTTCATGGCCGCCGAAAACATCGCGCCGAAACCCGTCTACTGGACCGGCCGAGGGATTATCACCGGCTCACGCGCGCTGCACGAACTCATCATCGCCATCATCGCGGTCAAAGCCGTGGGAATCGGCGCGCTGGCGGGCGTGATCGCGCTGTCGTACAAGACGATCGGCTTCTTCGCGAAGCTGCTGGCCGAAGAGATCGAAGACATCGACGCCGGACAGATGGAGGCCGTCGAGGCCACCGGTGCGAGCCGCGTGCAGACGCTCCTGTTCGGCGTCGTCCCGCAGGTGATGCCGCGGATCGTCGGGCTGACCATCTATCGGTGGGACATCAACATCCGTCACAGCACCATCGTGGGGATCGTCGGGGCCGGGGGCATCGGCGCGACGCTCCTGAACTCCTTCGACAAGTACGACTACGACTTCTTCTTGACCATCGTCCTCGCGATCATCGCCATCGTCATGATCGGTGAACTCATCAGCACCTACGTCAGGGGGCGGATCCAATGA
- the phnC gene encoding phosphonate ABC transporter ATP-binding protein produces the protein MLSVTDLQKTYPSGDEALRGVSLDVTGNETVSMIGPSGAGKSTFIRCVNRLTEPTGGSVELDGLEITGLSGKKLRNARRDMGMIFQEYNLVERLTVMENVLSGRLGYVSTWDAFRRKFMGEDIERAYEVLERVGLEGHENNRADELSGGQRQRVGIARAILQRPKILLVDEPTSSLDPETSRAVMDLLTEIAAEDDIPVLINIHEVDLAVEYADRVVGLRDGQKVFEGDPEELDETARGQIYRGEEIPEGAGPTGKVAAGAAGAGESVSEEGDIRRT, from the coding sequence ATGCTCTCAGTAACAGACCTACAGAAGACGTATCCATCGGGTGACGAGGCGCTGAGAGGTGTCTCGCTCGATGTGACAGGCAACGAAACCGTATCGATGATCGGCCCGAGCGGCGCCGGAAAGAGTACGTTCATCCGGTGTGTGAACCGGCTCACCGAGCCCACCGGTGGCAGCGTCGAACTCGACGGGCTGGAGATCACCGGCCTCTCGGGGAAGAAACTCCGGAACGCCCGTCGGGACATGGGGATGATCTTCCAGGAGTACAACCTCGTCGAGCGGCTGACCGTGATGGAGAACGTCCTCTCGGGACGGCTCGGCTACGTCAGCACCTGGGACGCCTTCCGTCGGAAGTTCATGGGCGAGGACATCGAGCGGGCCTACGAGGTCTTAGAACGCGTCGGCCTCGAAGGTCACGAGAACAACCGCGCGGACGAACTCTCCGGCGGGCAGCGCCAGCGAGTCGGCATCGCGCGGGCCATCCTCCAGCGCCCGAAGATCCTGCTCGTCGACGAGCCGACCAGCAGCCTCGACCCCGAAACCTCCCGGGCGGTCATGGACCTCCTGACCGAGATCGCCGCCGAGGACGACATCCCCGTCTTGATCAACATCCACGAGGTCGACCTCGCGGTGGAGTACGCCGACCGCGTCGTCGGACTCCGCGACGGGCAGAAGGTGTTCGAGGGCGACCCCGAGGAACTCGACGAGACCGCCCGCGGACAGATCTACCGCGGCGAGGAGATTCCCGAGGGGGCCGGGCCCACCGGAAAGGTCGCGGCGGGCGCTGCCGGCGCGGGCGAATCGGTCAGCGAAGAAGGCGATATCAGGCGAACATAG